From a region of the Phaseolus vulgaris cultivar G19833 chromosome 6, P. vulgaris v2.0, whole genome shotgun sequence genome:
- the LOC137832033 gene encoding uncharacterized protein: MPLQLFDGSDSENDDISKIKIDEGYARKFEHNKKREDLQRFEELKKKGVIDSSSPSHSRGEEDSESEASDDDDYEKLVNSRKSDREFFDALIKVKKQDPILKQKDVRLFGTDDNSDDEEENFKSEDKRGEKPMYLKDVNAKHLIEEGADFGHEEEEMEEKGKRKGKKVMSSKDEHFVNKDGKKTYGDELEELKRDFRRAVEKEGLEDGEEEFFTVKGEVGEEDKVDSDDKELEDKLDEYFGGDVESNENSKFLRSYFMNKMWIDKNGKNLNAGEDELQEISEDEMELERQEEYEYRFQENPGDRVLGHARKVEESVRKKTNTRREQRKSKEERMAIAQKEREEELKHLKNLKKQEIQEKVKKIMKTAGINDDDLIPLSMAEIEEEFNPEEYDRMMKAAFDDKYYNAEDADPDFCSDNDDIEKPDFEKEDELLGLPKGWDACGSNGGFLAAREKVLKEKIENTSDDDLPDGGEEEGVEEEGDEEEEKIPEEGSRKRKRKTALLEKARQAMMDEYYKLDYEDTIGDLKTRFKYAKTKPSRFGMSASEILLMEDKELNQYVSLKKLAPYRDEEWKLSRQKRYALKMRAKELLRAASLDKKKKLLRAASLDKKKRKKSNVDSGKKTSSKSVVEKEEASPEESNINTDNLSRKAKRRLQGAKLKSSQSRLELYGKIPSKSKHGGKH, encoded by the coding sequence ATGCCTCTTCAACTTTTTGATGGCAGTGATTCTGAAAATGATGACATTTCAAAAATCAAGATAGATGAGGGGTATGCTCGCAAGTTTGAGCACAACAAGAAGCGGGAGGACCTCCAGCGGTTTGAGGAATTAAAAAAGAAGGGTGTTATTGACTCATCTTCACCCTCGCATTCTAGAGGCGAGGAAGACTCTGAGTCTGAGGCATCGGATGATGATGACTATGAGAAACTTGTTAATTCTAGAAAGAGTGACAGGGAGTTCTTCGATGCCTTAATTAAGGTGAAGAAACAAGATCCTATTCTTAAGCAAAAGGATGTTAGGCTTTTTGGTACGGATGATAACAGTGATGATGAAGAGGAGAATTTTAAATCAGAAGACAAAAGGGGTGAAAAGCCAATGTATTTGAAGGATGTGAACGCAAAGCATTTGATTGAGGAGGGGGCAGATTTTGGCCATGAAGAAGAGGAAATGGAGGAAAAGGGAAAGCGAAAGGGCAAGAAGGTAATGTCTTCCAAAGATGAGCATTTTGTTAATAAAGATGGGAAGAAGACTTATGGTGATGAGCTAGAGGAATTGAAAAGGGATTTTCGGAGAGCTGTAGAAAAGGAGGGTTTGGAGGATGGTGAAGAAGAGTTTTTCACTGTAAAGGGGGAGGTGGGTGAAGAGGATAAAGTAGATAGTGATGACAAGGAACTTGAGGATAAGTTGGATGAATATTTTGGTGGAGATGTAGAATCAAATGAAAATTCTAAGTTTCTGAGAAGCTATTTCATGAACAAAATGTGGATTGACAAGAATGGAAAGAATTTGAATGCTGGAGAGGATGAGTTGCAAGAGATTTCTGAGGATGAGATGGAGCTCGAAAGACAAGAAGAATATGAGTATAGATTTCAGGAAAATCCAGGAGATAGGGTGTTGGGTCATGCTCGAAAAGTGGAGGAATCAGTGAGGAAGAAGACAAATACAAGGAGAGAGCAGAGAAAGAGCAAGGAGGAGAGAATGGCTATAGCACAAAAGGAGAGGGAGGAGGAGTTGAAgcatttaaaaaatttgaagaaGCAGGAGATACAGGAGAAGGTTAAAAAGATAATGAAGACCGCAGGGATCAATGATGATGATCTCATCCCGTTGTCTATGGCAGAAATTGAAGAGGAATTTAACCCAGAGGAGTATGATAGAATGATGAAGGCGGCATTtgatgataaatattataatgcAGAGGATGCTGACCCTGACTTTTGTAGTGACAACGATGACATTGAGAAGCCAGATTTTGAAAAGGAGGATGAATTACTTGGGCTTCCTAAAGGCTGGGATGCATGCGGATCTAATGGTGGGTTTTTAGCTGCAAGGGAAAAAGTGTTGAAAGAAAAGATTGAGAATACCAGTGATGATGATCTCCCAGATGGAGGAGAGGAAGAAGGAGTAGAGGAAGAAGGAGATGAGGAAGAAGAGAAGATTCCCGAGGAAGGTAGTCGGAAGAGGAAGCGCAAAACAGCACTTTTGGAGAAAGCAAGACAGGCAATGATGGATGAGTACTATAAATTAGATTACGAGGACACAATAGGGGACCTGAAGACTAGATTCAAGTATGCTAAAACAAAACCAAGTAGATTTGGCATGAGTGCCTCAGAGATACTATTAATGGAAGACAAGGAATTGAATCAATATGTATCCTTGAAAAAGCTTGCTCCCTACCGGGACGAAGAATGGAAACTAAGCCGACAAAAAAGATACGCGCTGAAGATGAGGGCTAAGGAGCTTCTACGTGCAGCAAGTTTGGATAAGAAGAAAAAGCTTCTACGTGCAGCAAGTTTGGacaagaagaaaaggaagaagtcAAATGTTGATTCTGGCAAGAAAACTTCATCAAAAAGTGTTGTGGAGAAAGAAGAAGCAAGCCCGGAAGAATCAAATATTAATACGGATAATTTATCAAGGAAAGCCAAGAGAAGGCTACAAGGGGCTAAGTTGAAGTCATCACAATCGAGGCTGGAGTTATATGGCAAAATCCCCTCAAAATCCAAGCATGGAGGAAAGCACTGA
- the LOC137832020 gene encoding LRR receptor-like serine/threonine-protein kinase GHR1, translated as MKLFSLLVLSLYFFSVVGQLPSQDILALLEFKKGVKHDPSGYVLNSWNEESIDFDGCPSSWNGVLCNGGNVAGVVLDNLGLSADTDLSMFSNLTKLVKLSMANNSITGSLHGSIAEFKSLEFLDISNNLFSSSLPLNIGKLSSLQNLSLAGNNFSGPIPDSISEMASIKSLDLSRNSFSGELPVLLTKVTSLVSLNLSHNGFTGKIPKGFEMITVLEKLDLHGNMLEGNLDVEFLLLSSASYVDLSENRLSSSDSKQKFLPRLSESIKHLNLSHNQLTGSLASGVAEPVFENLKVLDLSYNQLDGELPGFDFVYDLQVLRLSNNMFSGFIPNGLLKGDSLVLTELDLSANNLSGPLSIITSTTLHSLNLSSNQFTGELPPLTGSCAVLDLSTNKLEGNLTRMLKWGNIEFLDLSGNHLMGTIPEETPQFLRLNYLNLSHNSLSSSLPKVLTQYPKLRVLDISFNQLDGPLLSGLLTMSTLRELHLENNVISGGINFSSPDQSDLQILDLSHNQLNGYFPDKFGSLTGLKVLNIAGNNFSGSLPTTIADMNSLDSMDISENHFTGPLPDNMPQGLQNFNASENDLSGLVPEVLRKFPSSSFFPGNSKLHFPNGPPGSTASPAESSKRKHLNTIVKVIIIVSCVVALFILILLAVFIHYIRISRSPPEYDTSKDIHRHPQPIISAPVRTTDRGGALVVSAEDLVTTRKESPSEVISSDEKIAAVTGFSPSKQSHFSWSPESGDSFTGENLARLDTRSPDRLIGELHFLDDSITLTPEELSRAPAEVLGRSSHGTSYKATLENGLLLRVKWLREGVAKQRKEFVKETKKFANIRHPNVVGLRGYYWGPTQHEKLILSDYISPGSLASFLYDRPGRKGPPLTWIQRLKIAVDVARGLNYLHFDRAIPHGNLKATNVLLDTTDMNARVADYCLHRLMTQAGTIEQILDAGVLGYRAPELASSKKPMPSFKSDVYAFGVILLELLTGRCAGDVISSEEGGVDLTDWVRVRVAEGRGSECFDATLMPEMSNPIVEKGMKEVLGIAMRCIRSVSERPGIKTIYEDLSSI; from the exons ATGAAGCTATTTAGCCTTTTAGTGTTATCTTTGTATTTTTTCTCCGTGGTGGGGCAGCTTCCTTCTCAGGACATTTTAGCATTGCTGGAGTTTAAGAAAGGAGTCAAGCATGACCCCAGCGGCTATGTGCTCAATTCCTGGAATGAGGAATCCATTGATTTTGATGGATGCCCATCTTCATGGAATGGAGTTTTGTGCAATGGTGGTAATGTTGCTGGGGTTGTCCTTGATAACTTGGGTCTCTCTGCTGACACAGACTTGAGTATGTTTTCAAATCTCACTAAGCTTGTAAAACTCTCCATGGCCAACAATTCCATAACAGGAAGTCTACATGGCAGCATTGCTGAGTTCAAAAGCCTTGAGTTCCTGGATATTTCCAATAACCTCTTTTCCTCATCTTTGCCACTGAATATTGGTAAATTAAGCAGTCTGCAAAATCTGTCTTTAGCTGGAAACAATTTCTCTGGTCCAATTCCCGACTCTATTTCAGAAATGGCTTCCATCAAGTCCCTGGATTTGAGCCGCAACTCTTTCTCTGGAGAACTGCCAGTGTTGTTGACAAAGGTGACTAGCCTTGTATCTCTTAACTTGTCTCATAATGGCTTCACTGGAAAAATTCCCAAAGGTTTTGAGATGATTACTGTTCTTGAAAAACTTGACTTGCATGGGAATATGCTTGAAGGTAATTTGGATGTTGAATTTTTGCTTTTATCGAGTGCCAGCTATGTTGATTTAAGTGAGAACAGGCTGTCTAGTTCTGATTCCAAGCAGAAGTTTCTACCACGACTATCTGAAAGTATTAAGCATCTGAATTTAAGTCACAACCAGCTTACGGGATCATTGGCCAGTGGAGTTGCAGAAcctgtttttgaaaacttgaaaGTGTTAGACCTCAGCTACAATCAGTTGGATGGAGAATTGCCTGgatttgattttgtttatgATCTCCAGGTCCTCCGGCTTAGCAACAACATGTTTTCAGGATTTATTCCGAATGGCCTATTGAAAGGAGACTCTTTGGTTTTAACTGAACTGGATTTGAGTGCCAACAATCTCTCGG GACCACTAAGTATAATTACATCAACAACACTTCACTCTCTTAACCTCTCATCAAATCAGTTCACTGGTGAACTGCCACCCCTTACGGGAAGCTGTGCTGTACTTGATCTGTCAACCAACAAATTAGAAGGAAATTTAACCAGGATGTTGAAATGGGGGAATATAGAATTTCTTGACCTCAGTGGTAATCATTTGATGGGGACCATTCCAGAGGAAACTCCTCAATTTTTGCGACTAAATTATTTGAATCTATCCCATAATTCTCTTAGTAGCTCCCTTCCAAAAGTCTTGACTCAGTATCCAAAGCTGAGAGTGCTTGACATTAGTTTCAACCAACTAGATGGACCACTTCTATCTGGTCTACTCACAATGTCCACATTGCGAGAGCTGCATCTTGAAAATAATGTGATCTCTGGTGGCATCAATTTCTCATCTCCTGACCAATCTGATCTTCAGATTCTTGATCTTTCTCACAACCAGCTTAATGGCTATTTTCCTGATAAGTTTGGGTCATTAACTGGCCTTAAAGTGCTAAATATTGCTGGAAATAATTTTTCTGGCTCTCTTCCAACCACCATTGCTGACATGAATTCACTTGACTCCATGGATATATCAGAGAATCATTTTACTGGACCTCTACCAGATAACATGCCACAGGGGCTCCAAAATTTCAATGCTTCTGAAAATGATCTATCTGGACTCGTCCCTGAAGTTCTTAGGAAGTTCCctagttcttctttctttcctgGGAATTCCAAGTTACATTTTCCAAATGGTCCTCCAGGATCAACTGCTTCACCTGCTGAAAGTTCCAAGAGGAAGCATTTGAACACCATTGTTAAAGTAATAATCATAGTGTCATGTGTGGTTGCTCTCTTCATTTTAATCCTGCTTGCAGTCTTCATACACTATATACGTATATCAAGATCTCCACCAGAATATGATACAAGTAAGGATATCCACAGGCATCCTCAACCTATTATCTCGGCTCCTGTTCGAACTACTGATAGGGGTGGTGCTTTGGTTGTTTCAGCCGAGGACCTTGTGACCACACGTAAAGAGTCGCCATCAGAGGTAATAAGCTCTGATGAAAAAATTGCAGCTGTAACAGGGTTCTCTCCATCAAAACAAAGCCACTTTTCATGGTCACCGGAATCTGGCGATTCATTCACTGGTGAAAATCTTGCAAGACTAGATACAAGGTCACCAGATCGGTTGATTGGAGAGCTGCATTTTCTTGATGATTCGATAACATTGACACCTGAGGAGCTCTCAAGGGCCCCAGCTGAAGTTTTGGGAAGAAGTAGTCATGGTACTTCTTATAAGGCCACTTTGGAGAATGGTTTGTTGTTGAGAGTGAAGTGGTTGAGAGAAGGAGtagcaaaacagagaaaagaatTTGTCAAGGAAACCAAAAAATTTGCTAACATCAGACATCCAAATGTTGTGGGATTGAGAGGATACTATTGGGGCCCTACACAGCACGAGAAGCTCATCCTTTCAGATTACATCTCTCCGGGAAGTCTTGCAAGCTTTCTTTATG ATCGACCAGGAAGAAAAGGTCCACCATTAACTTGGATCCAGAGACTCAAAATAGCAGTTGATGTAGCACGTGGCCTGAACTATCTCCATTTTGATCGTGCCATCCCTCATGGGAACCTCAAAGCCACAAATGTGTTGTTAGACACAACTGATATGAATGCACGAGTTGCTGATTACTGCCTTCACCGGCTCATGACTCAAGCAGGTACTATTGAGCAGATTCTTGATGCTGGGGTCTTAGGTTATCGAGCACCTGAGTTAGCTTCCTCCAAGAAGCCAATGCCCTCCTTCAAGTCAGACGTTTATGCTTTTGGAGTGATACTTTTGGAACTTCTAACTGGAAGGTGTGCTGGTGATGTGATATCTAGTGAGGAGGGAGGTGTTGATCTGACAGATTGGGTGAGGGTGCGTGTGGCAGAAGGCAGAGGCTCAGAATGTTTTGATGCTACCTTGATGCCAGAAATGAGCAATCCTATTGTTGAAAAGGGAATGAAGGAGGTCCTGGGAATAGCCATGCGATGCATTCGATCAGTTTCTGAAAGGCCTGGCATCAAAACTATATATGAAGATCTCTCTTCTATATAG
- the LOC137832021 gene encoding obg-like ATPase 1: MPPKSAKSKEAPAERPIFGRFSSHLKIGIVGLPNVGKSTLFNTLTKLAIPAENFPFCTIEPNEARVNIPDERFEWLCQLYKPKSEVSAFLEIHDIAGLVRGAHQGQGLGNSFLSHIRAVDGIFHVLRAFEDPDIIHVDDTVDPVRDLEIISEELRLKDIEFMERKIEDVEKSMKRSNDKQLKIELECCQRVKALLLEGKDVRLGDWKAADIEILNSFQLLTAKPVVYLVNMTEKDYQRKKNKFLPKIHAWVQEHGGEQIIPFSCAFERNLSDLPPDEAAKYCEENKIQSALPKIIKTGFSAINLIYFFTAGPDEVKCWQIRRQTKAPQAAGAIHTDFERGFICAEVMKFEDLKEHSSESAVKAAGKYKQEGKTYVVQDGDIIFFKFNVSGGGKK; the protein is encoded by the exons ATGCCTCCCAAATCTGCAAAGTCCAAGGAAGCCCCAGCTGAGCGACCCATCTTCGGTCGTTTCTCTTCTCACCTCAAAATTGGCATT GTTGGTTTGCCAAATGTTGGAAAATCTACTCTTTTTAATACTCTCACCAAGTTGGCAATACCTGCTGAGAACTTCCCCTTTTGCACCATTGAGCCTAATGAGGCGCGGGTCAATATACCGGACGAACGGTTTGAGTGGCTTTGTCAATTATACAAGCCAAAAAGTGAG GTCTCAGCTTTCTTAGAAATCCATGACATAGCTGGATTGGTCCGAGGTGCTCATCAGGGGCAAGGATTGGGGAATAGTTTTTTATCCCACATTCGTGCTGTAGATGGAATTTTCCATGTTTTAC GTGCATTTGAGGATCCGGACATTATTCATGTAGATGATACTGTTGACCCAGTTAGGGATTTGGAGATCATTTCTGAAGAATTGAGGCTGAAG GATATTGAATTCATGGAAAGAAAGATTGAAGATGTTGAGAAAAGCATGAAGAGGAGCAATGACAAGCAGTTAAAAATCGAGCTTGAATGTTGTCAAAGG GTGAAAGCATTGCTTCTGGAGGGAAAAGATGTACGTCTAGGTGATTGGAAGGCTGCTGATATTGAGATTTTGAATTCCTTTCAGTTACTTACTGCCAAGCCTGTTGTATACTTG GTTAATATGACTGAAAAAGAttaccaaagaaaaaaaaataagtttctGCCCAAAATTCATGCTTg GGTCCAGGAGCATGGTGGTGAGCAAATTATTCCTTTCAGCTGCGCCTTCGAGAGGAATCTTTCAGATCTGCCTCCAGATGAAGCAGCTAAGTATTGTGAGGAGAACAAAATTCAAAG TGCTCTTCCCAAAATAATAAAGACTGGGTTTTCAGCTATTAATCTCATTTACTTTTTCACAGCTGGACCTGATGAG GTTAAGTGTTGGCAAATTAGACGCCAAACAAAAGCTCCACAAGCTGCAGGGGCTATCCATACTGATTTTGAAAGGGGATTTATTTGTGCTGAG GTGATGAAGTTTGAAGATCTTAAGGAACATTCTAGTGAGTCAGCTGTGAAG GCTGCTGGAAAGTATAAACAGGAGGGTAAAACGTATGTGGTCCAAGATGGGGACATAATATTCTTCAAGTTTAATGTTTCTGGTGGAGGGAAGAAGTAA
- the LOC137832022 gene encoding probable receptor-like protein kinase At1g30570, with protein MVSVLGEGLYFVLILVAVSVTVSTVDAQSKTILLNCGSNSSLNVDGRRWVGDLATDKNVTLSTPSVVANTSTLSGSSVYDPLYKTARIFTVPLNYTIKDVQGNYFVRFHFCPFVIDDFNVNESSFGVVVNGLKLLSEFDVPGKISHKNMNLLNSGRNASSFFLVKEYILAVNGDMLVIEFVPTTSSFGFINAIEIVPVVGELFAGSVSRVGGSGGNLNLPGHGMETMYRLNVGGPEVQSNQDGDLWRTWEVDSGYMIIENAGSGIKNSSNITYSSVNDTSVAPLLVYETARAMSNSGVLDKRFNMSWKFEVDPDFDYLIRLHFCELVYEKANERVFRIYINNRTAADNVDVFVRAGGMNKAYHLDYSDPVSSNIDTVWVQLGPDTAAGSAGTDALLNGLEVFKLSRNGNLAYVERFDIGGNSGSKSTAIFVWVGVGVGVASLAIVAIIVLVFCFCKSRKKESSDTKNNPQGWRPLFFYGGAAVNNSVGGKGSAGTQKLYGSVASVRVGKRFTLAEINAATNNFDDSLVIGVGGFGKVYKGEIEEGFLAAIKRANPQSDQGLAEFETEIEMLSKLRHRHLVSLIGFCEEKNEMILVYEYMANGTLRSHLFGSDLPPLPWKQRLEVCIGAARGLHYLHTGADRGIIHRDVKTTNILLDENFVAKMSDFGLSKDGPAFEHTHVSTAVKGSFGYLDPEYFRRQQLTEKSDVYSFGVVLFEVVCARAVINPTLPRDQINLAEWAMRWQRKESLETIIDPRLSGNYCPESLSKFGEIAEKCLADDGKSRPTMGEVLWHLEYVLQLHEAWLNMDTTETSFSGSSHALGGPKDGELEMVQESSSQDEVGFDLKHTA; from the coding sequence ATGGTGAGTGTCCTTGGGGAGGGACtctattttgttttgattcttgTGGCAGTGTCTGTGACAGTGAGCACCGTGGATGCTCAATCAAAGACTATTCTCTTAAATTGTGGTTCAAACTCTTCTTTGAATGTGGATGGTAGAAGATGGGTGGGGGATTTGGCCACCGATAAAAATGTCACCCTGAGCACCCCCAGTGTTGTTGCTAACACTTCTACATTAAGTGGCAGTTCAGTTTATGATCCTCTCTATAAAACAGCCAGAATTTTCACTGTTCCTTTGAATTACACCATCAAAGATGTTCAGGGAAACTACTTTGTTAGGTTCCATTTTTGCCCCTTTGTGATTGACGACTTCAATGTGAACGAGTCCTCATTTGGTGTAGTGGTCAATGGTCTGAAACTGTTATCAGAGTTTGATGTTCCTGGTAAGATATCCCACAAGAATATGAACTTGCTGAATTCTGGAAGAAATGCTAGTTCATTCTTCTTGGTCAAAGAATATATTCTGGCCGTGAATGGGGATATGCTTGTGATTGAGTTTGTTCCAACCACAAGCTCCTTTGGCTTCATCAATGCCATTGAGATTGTCCCAGTTGTGGGTGAGCTTTTTGCTGGCTCAGTTAGTAGAGTTGGTGGAAGTGGTGGAAACTTGAATTTGCCCGGACATGGGATGGAGACCATGTATAGGCTGAATGTCGGTGGTCCTGAGGTTCAGTCCAATCAGGATGGTGATCTTTGGAGAACTTGGGAAGTGGATTCTGGATATATGATCATTGAAAATGCTGGTTCAGGAATTAAGAACAGTTCTAACATTACATATTCTTCCGTGAATGATACTTCGGTGGCTCCTCTCCTTGTATATGAAACTGCGAGGGCAATGTCCAACTCTGGAGTCTTGGACAAAAGGTTCAATATGTCATGGAAATTTGAAGTAGATCCTGACTTTGATTATTTGATCCGTTTGCATTTTTGTGAGCTGGTTTATGAGAAGGCAAATGAGAGAGTATTTAGGATCTACATAAACAATAGGACAGCTGCGGATAACGTTGATGTGTTTGTGCGAGCTGGAGGGATGAATAAAGCATATCACTTGGACTATTCTGATCCTGTGTCATCAAATATTGACACGGTTTGGGTTCAACTCGGTCCTGACACAGCAGCTGGTAGTGCAGGAACTGATGCTCTCTTGAATGGTCTGGAGGTTTTCAAGCTTAGTCGAAATGGAAATCTTGCCTATGTTGAGAGGTTTGACATAGGTGGCAATTCAGGAAGCAAATCAACAGCAATATTTGTTTGGGTGGGAGTTGGAGTAGGTGTAGCTTCTTTAGCTATAGTTGCAATTATAGTTCTTGTATTCTGTTTCTGTAAAAGCAGGAAGAAGGAATCGAGTGATACCAAAAACAACCCTCAGGGTTGGAGGCCATTGTTCTTCTATGGAGGGGCTGCTGTTAACAACTCTGTGGGTGGCAAGGGATCAGCAGGAACCCAAAAGCTATACGGATCTGTGGCCTCAGTTAGAGTTGGCAAGAGGTTTACATTGGCAGAAATCAATGctgcaacaaacaactttgatGACAGTTTGGTAATTGGAGTTGGAGGCTTTGGTAAGGTGTACAAAGGGGAGATTGAAGAAGGCTTTCTGGCTGCAATTAAGCGCGCCAACCCCCAGTCTGATCAAGGCCTGGCTGAATTTGAGACAGAAATTGAGATGCTGTCCAAACTCAGACACAGACATCTGGTGTCCTTAATTGGTTTCTGCGAAGAGAAGAATGAAATGATCTTGGTTTATGAGTACATGGCCAATGGAACTCTCAGAAGCCACCTATTTGGGAGTGATCTCCCTCCCTTACCTTGGAAGCAGCGCCTAGAAGTGTGCATTGGTGCTGCAAGGGGACTGCACTACCTTCACACAGGTGCTGACCGCGGAATCATTCACAGGGATGTCAAAACAACCAATATTCTGCTAGATGAGAACTTTGTAGCCAAAATGTCTGATTTTGGATTGTCAAAAGATGGTCCAGCCTTTGAACACACCCATGTTAGCACAGCTGTGAAAGGAAGTTTTGGCTATCTAGACCCTGAGTACTTCAGAAGGCAGCAATTGACTGAGAAATCAGATGTATACTCCTTTGGAGTTGTGTTGTTTGAAGTTGTTTGTGCTAGAGCTGTGATAAACCCCACCTTGCCTAGAGATCAGATCAATCTTGCAGAATGGGCAATGAGATGGCAAAGGAAAGAATCACTTGAGACAATCATTGACCCTCGTCTTAGCGGAAACTATTGTCCTGAATCATTGTCCAAGTTTGGAGAGATAGCAGAAAAATGTCTTGCTGATGATGGAAAGAGCCGTCCCACCATGGGGGAGGTGTTGTGGCATTTGGAGTATGTCTTGCAACTACATGAAGCTTGGCTCAACATGGACACCACAGAAACTTCCTTCTCTGGTAGTAGTCATGCTTTGGGAGGTCCCAAAGATGGAGAACTTGAAATGGTACAAGAGTCTTCAAGTCAAGATGAAGTTGGTTTTGACCTCAAACACACAGCTTAA